In the genome of Actinomadura graeca, one region contains:
- a CDS encoding glycosyltransferase family 4 protein, producing the protein MAPERPSVLWVTEHYPPSQGGMAQSCDRIVRGLRSAGAEVDIAHLTRRDRPWAVTREHGGRLLTAPLGDDPEHALRRLWTTLTAEPPPTAYTHVVAFGGVYPLLASPVLARLLGARLITLLRGNDIDVGAFSLRRRGVLTDALRASARVCVVARSHGPLVSALAPDAPVTFVANSVDTAQWRILPSERARGEAWRAGNVAPGRRTIGVIGQLKNKKGVGFLLDALIASGRADAFHLLLVGEVEEGVTRWLAERAETVPHSFLPFLERYDLPAVYAGCDLVALPSFYDGMPNVALEAAALGVPLLASDAGGLADVADDKIGFTFPAGDAEACRDAIGRAARADAQRLAALGAAGAERIRQDFTPAAETAGYLAVLDETR; encoded by the coding sequence ATGGCGCCGGAACGTCCTTCGGTCCTGTGGGTCACCGAGCACTATCCGCCGAGCCAGGGCGGCATGGCCCAGTCGTGCGACCGGATCGTCCGGGGGTTGCGCTCCGCGGGCGCCGAGGTGGACATCGCCCATCTGACGCGGCGGGACCGGCCGTGGGCCGTGACCCGCGAGCACGGCGGGCGGCTGCTGACCGCGCCGCTCGGCGACGACCCCGAGCACGCGCTGCGCCGCCTCTGGACGACCCTGACCGCCGAGCCGCCCCCCACCGCCTACACCCACGTCGTCGCGTTCGGCGGCGTCTACCCGCTGCTGGCCTCGCCCGTCCTGGCGCGGCTGCTGGGCGCGCGGCTGATCACGCTGCTGCGCGGGAACGACATCGACGTCGGCGCGTTCTCGCTGCGGCGCCGGGGCGTGCTGACCGACGCGCTGCGGGCCTCCGCCCGCGTGTGCGTCGTCGCCCGCTCGCACGGGCCGCTGGTGTCGGCGCTCGCCCCGGACGCCCCTGTCACGTTCGTCGCGAACAGCGTCGACACGGCCCAGTGGCGCATCCTGCCGTCCGAACGGGCGCGCGGCGAAGCGTGGCGGGCCGGGAACGTCGCACCCGGCCGCCGGACGATCGGCGTCATCGGCCAGCTCAAGAACAAGAAGGGCGTCGGGTTCCTCCTGGACGCCCTGATCGCGTCCGGCCGCGCGGACGCGTTCCACCTGCTGCTCGTCGGCGAGGTCGAGGAGGGCGTCACGCGATGGCTGGCGGAGCGGGCGGAGACCGTGCCGCACTCGTTCCTGCCGTTCCTGGAGCGCTACGACCTGCCCGCCGTGTACGCGGGCTGCGACCTGGTGGCGCTGCCGTCCTTCTACGACGGCATGCCGAACGTGGCGCTGGAGGCGGCGGCGCTCGGCGTCCCGCTGCTCGCCTCGGACGCGGGCGGCCTCGCCGACGTCGCCGACGACAAGATCGGCTTCACCTTCCCCGCCGGGGACGCCGAGGCGTGCCGCGACGCCATCGGCCGGGCCGCGCGGGCGGACGCGCAACGGCTGGCCGCGCTCGGCGCCGCGGGCGCCGAGCGGATCCGGCAGGACTTCACCCCGGCCGCCGAGACCGCCGGGTACCTCGCCGTCCTCGACGAGACCCGTTGA
- a CDS encoding ANTAR domain-containing protein, whose protein sequence is MTSTETVLTDQLALEIARLGVVGESSDVGTLHRITELASRAVPGCAGAAGVRWALPRTPEGALSPGPGLPPDPVQDSLPSPAGTTGHPPVPAPSPEPGTGPGLERPEPLAAAASHPDLAEVTDRQLSRGRGPVFDVVLGRRALGSNDLLAETRWPEATADMLRRGVRCFITSPHLNPPVLVTLTLYGVTPKSLGSGGHALAALLVAQGSAAVSNSQQYDVVHRTAVQLQEAVEARAIVDQAKGIIMHALGCDADEAFAEMRRISQTRHVKLTALAQRIVGDQGLS, encoded by the coding sequence GTGACATCCACGGAAACGGTCCTGACGGACCAGCTCGCGTTGGAGATCGCTCGGCTGGGGGTGGTCGGGGAGTCCTCGGACGTGGGAACGTTGCACCGCATCACCGAGCTGGCCTCCCGCGCCGTCCCCGGGTGCGCGGGCGCCGCCGGCGTCCGCTGGGCGCTGCCGCGGACCCCCGAGGGCGCCCTGTCGCCCGGGCCGGGCCTTCCGCCGGATCCCGTCCAGGACTCGCTGCCGTCGCCCGCGGGCACGACGGGCCACCCGCCGGTCCCGGCGCCGTCCCCCGAGCCCGGCACCGGCCCGGGCCTGGAGCGGCCCGAGCCCCTCGCCGCCGCGGCCAGCCACCCCGACCTCGCCGAGGTGACCGACCGGCAGCTGTCGCGGGGCCGCGGCCCGGTCTTCGACGTCGTGCTCGGCCGCCGCGCGCTCGGCTCGAACGACCTGCTCGCCGAGACCCGCTGGCCGGAGGCGACGGCGGACATGCTGCGCCGCGGCGTCCGGTGCTTCATCACCTCCCCCCACCTCAACCCGCCCGTCCTGGTCACGCTCACGCTGTACGGGGTGACGCCCAAGTCGCTCGGCTCGGGCGGGCACGCGCTGGCGGCGCTGCTGGTGGCGCAGGGAAGCGCGGCGGTGTCCAATTCCCAGCAGTACGACGTCGTGCACCGCACGGCAGTACAGTTGCAGGAGGCGGTCGAAGCGCGCGCCATCGTGGACCAGGCGAAGGGCATCATCATGCACGCGCTCGGCTGCGACGCCGATGAAGCGTTCGCCGAGATGCGGCGGATCTCCCAGACGCGTCATGTGAAGCTCACGGCGCTCGCCCAGCGGATCGTCGGCGACCAGGGCCTCTCCTAG
- a CDS encoding YceI family protein, whose amino-acid sequence MAVPEGTYELGPDDGRLLIRTGRSGLGRRAGHDLTIEATRWTAAVTVREPPEESSVEVDVEVDGLEVREGTGGVKPLTDQDRADIVRNLRTVLDARRHPRITFRSTAVAVGGGGRAAGGEHDVEGDLAILGVVKPVRVQAVFDGGRVRGGAAVRQSRWGIKPYSAFFGALRLADDVEVAFDLGFPAGGA is encoded by the coding sequence ATGGCAGTACCGGAGGGAACCTACGAGCTGGGCCCGGACGACGGGCGGCTGCTGATCAGGACGGGCCGCAGCGGGCTCGGCCGGAGGGCGGGCCACGACCTGACCATCGAGGCCACCCGGTGGACGGCGGCGGTCACGGTCCGCGAGCCGCCGGAGGAGTCGTCGGTCGAGGTGGACGTCGAGGTCGACGGCCTGGAGGTGCGGGAGGGCACCGGGGGCGTGAAGCCGCTCACCGACCAGGACCGCGCCGACATCGTCCGGAACCTGCGCACCGTGCTGGACGCCCGGCGGCACCCCAGGATCACGTTCCGCTCGACGGCGGTCGCCGTGGGCGGGGGCGGGCGTGCCGCGGGCGGGGAGCACGACGTGGAGGGCGATCTGGCGATCCTCGGCGTGGTGAAGCCGGTGCGCGTCCAGGCCGTGTTCGACGGCGGCCGGGTGCGCGGCGGCGCGGCCGTCCGGCAGAGCCGCTGGGGGATCAAGCCGTACTCGGCGTTCTTCGGCGCGCTCCGCCTCGCCGACGACGTGGAGGTCGCGTTCGATCTCGGTTTCCCGGCAGGCGGTGCTTAG
- the proS gene encoding proline--tRNA ligase: MSREGVTPQSEDFSAWYNELVVQAQLVDRGPVRGTMVIRPYGYRVWELLQADLDRRIKDAGHDNACFPMFIPESYLKREAEHVEGFSPELAVVTIAGGKELEEPLVVRPTSETVIGEYMAKWIDSHRDLPLLLNQWANVVRWEMRPRMFLRTTEFLWQEGHTAHADEDDAMRETMWALDAYAAVARELAAIPVVAGEKTPGERFAGAVRTYTIEGMMRDGRALQSGTSHYLGTNFAKAFEIQYQDEAGRLTLAHTTSWGMSTRMIGGVIMTHGDDKGLVLPPRLAPYQVVIVPIGRKEQGEQAAAEARRLGAAIKSMGIRVHVDDNRPQLSPGFKFNEWEMRGVPVRIELGKRDIEGGVATVVRRLPTVEGQGKEQIPLEKVPEVLPGILSDFQAFLLARAETFREERTAEVDAWDAFGAQVAGGWARAFHCGRAACEDEIKAETAATPRVIAADAPEETGSCVRCGEPSAYGKRVIFGKAY; this comes from the coding sequence GTGAGTCGAGAAGGTGTGACGCCGCAGAGCGAGGATTTCTCCGCCTGGTACAACGAGCTGGTCGTGCAGGCGCAGCTGGTGGACCGCGGTCCGGTTCGCGGCACGATGGTCATCCGCCCGTACGGCTACCGGGTGTGGGAGCTGCTCCAGGCCGACCTGGACCGGCGGATCAAGGACGCGGGGCACGACAACGCCTGCTTCCCGATGTTCATCCCGGAGTCCTACCTCAAGCGCGAGGCCGAGCACGTCGAGGGCTTCTCCCCGGAGCTGGCGGTCGTGACGATCGCGGGCGGCAAGGAGCTGGAGGAGCCGCTGGTCGTGCGGCCCACCTCCGAGACCGTCATCGGCGAGTACATGGCCAAGTGGATCGACTCGCACCGCGACCTGCCGCTGCTGCTGAACCAGTGGGCGAACGTCGTCCGCTGGGAGATGCGGCCCCGGATGTTCCTGCGCACCACCGAGTTCCTCTGGCAGGAGGGCCACACCGCGCACGCCGACGAGGACGACGCGATGCGCGAGACGATGTGGGCGCTGGACGCCTACGCCGCGGTGGCGCGCGAGCTGGCGGCCATCCCGGTGGTGGCGGGGGAGAAGACCCCCGGCGAGCGGTTCGCCGGCGCCGTCCGCACGTACACGATCGAGGGCATGATGCGCGACGGGCGGGCTTTGCAGTCCGGCACGTCCCACTACCTCGGCACGAACTTCGCGAAGGCGTTCGAGATCCAGTACCAGGACGAGGCGGGCAGGCTCACGCTGGCCCACACGACGTCCTGGGGGATGAGCACCCGCATGATCGGCGGAGTGATCATGACGCACGGTGACGACAAGGGGCTCGTGCTGCCGCCGCGGCTGGCCCCCTACCAGGTCGTGATCGTCCCGATCGGGCGCAAGGAGCAGGGCGAGCAGGCCGCCGCCGAGGCGCGGCGGCTGGGCGCGGCGATCAAGTCGATGGGCATCCGCGTCCACGTGGACGACAACCGCCCGCAGCTCTCCCCGGGCTTCAAGTTCAACGAGTGGGAGATGCGCGGCGTCCCCGTCCGCATCGAGCTGGGCAAGCGCGACATCGAGGGCGGCGTCGCGACCGTCGTCCGGCGGCTGCCCACCGTCGAGGGGCAGGGCAAGGAGCAGATCCCGCTGGAGAAGGTGCCCGAGGTGCTGCCCGGCATCCTCTCCGACTTCCAGGCGTTCCTGCTCGCCAGGGCCGAGACGTTCCGCGAGGAACGCACCGCCGAGGTGGACGCCTGGGACGCCTTCGGCGCGCAGGTCGCGGGCGGCTGGGCCCGCGCGTTCCACTGCGGCCGCGCCGCCTGCGAGGACGAGATCAAGGCCGAGACCGCCGCGACGCCGCGCGTCATCGCCGCGGACGCCCCCGAGGAGACGGGCTCCTGCGTCAGGTGCGGCGAGCCGTCCGCCTACGGCAAGCGCGTGATCTTCGGCAAGGCGTACTGA
- a CDS encoding SpoIIE family protein phosphatase gives MHEKPDQLEPETLLREISDLEGRIGELRQAAGMPEPDLRATLDAALVELELALTALRTMGTEQGGERGGSAAAENERRVLRTVFQDAPVPLFLLDRSTSVRRVNRQAASLLGTSSGYVSGKQFTAFCDLATRAAVRSQLAAVVRTGRRRRVQVRFLGRDHPVDAVVTMARVWIRGEPDPMVVVAAGPTSTPTEGSSQGLRGEPARQPKAAKAAPAAQGDDEAVATIVHRMDVLATASELLLDEPVFNETVAVRRCARLLATELADWAFIDLTGPNGTGPGGGQPGAAKAAAAAPALRRQVVMGPADEHSVEAVGPLEELEPAQGTLPHTVFVTRQSALRPHVENLDVLGVFPDGTPVCAKIGATSVLCVPVEDGDRCIGAITLAASGDYGPFDLMDLGVVQRLGRYLALVIRAARLYRRRAEVAETLQAGLLPKSLPAIPGVSVAARYMTATRGAEVGGDFYDVFRTQSGGWGLMLGDVCGKGEDAAAVTSTARHCARLAARWRDRPGEILAMVNEALLDEDRFVTAVMAGLQIDTERVTVSLGTAGHPPAIVIRADGVIRSASRGGVPLGLFEDFEAGLDTIDLGVGDTLVLHSDGVLEACDLQRIEFGQERLLEALAAHSADPLEEMLVAVERVLLDFCDGDLRDDVSMLALRVDAPTLD, from the coding sequence ATGCACGAAAAGCCTGACCAGCTCGAACCGGAGACCCTGCTGAGGGAGATCTCCGATCTTGAGGGGCGCATCGGCGAGCTGCGCCAGGCCGCCGGCATGCCCGAGCCCGACCTGCGCGCGACGCTGGACGCGGCGCTGGTCGAGCTGGAGCTGGCCCTGACGGCGCTGCGGACGATGGGCACCGAGCAGGGCGGCGAGCGGGGCGGGTCCGCGGCGGCCGAGAACGAGCGGCGGGTCCTGCGGACGGTCTTCCAGGACGCGCCGGTGCCGCTGTTCCTCCTGGACCGCAGCACCAGCGTCCGGCGGGTCAACCGGCAGGCGGCGTCGCTGCTCGGCACGTCCTCCGGCTACGTGTCGGGCAAGCAGTTCACGGCGTTCTGCGACCTGGCGACCCGGGCGGCCGTGCGCTCGCAGCTCGCGGCGGTCGTGCGGACGGGGCGGCGGCGGCGCGTCCAGGTCCGGTTCCTGGGCCGCGACCATCCGGTCGACGCCGTGGTGACCATGGCCCGGGTGTGGATCCGCGGCGAGCCCGACCCGATGGTCGTGGTGGCCGCCGGTCCCACGAGCACGCCGACCGAGGGCAGTTCCCAGGGCCTGCGGGGCGAGCCCGCCAGGCAGCCGAAGGCGGCGAAGGCCGCACCGGCCGCGCAGGGCGACGACGAGGCCGTGGCCACGATCGTCCACCGGATGGACGTCCTCGCCACCGCCAGCGAGCTGCTGCTGGACGAGCCGGTCTTCAACGAGACCGTCGCCGTGCGGCGCTGCGCGCGGCTGCTGGCGACCGAGCTGGCCGACTGGGCGTTCATCGACCTCACGGGCCCGAACGGGACCGGTCCCGGCGGGGGCCAGCCGGGCGCGGCGAAGGCCGCGGCGGCCGCTCCGGCGCTGCGCCGCCAGGTGGTGATGGGCCCCGCGGACGAGCACTCCGTCGAGGCCGTGGGGCCCCTGGAGGAGCTGGAGCCGGCCCAGGGCACACTGCCGCACACGGTGTTCGTCACCCGGCAGAGCGCGCTGCGCCCGCACGTGGAGAACCTCGACGTGCTCGGCGTCTTCCCGGACGGCACGCCCGTCTGCGCCAAGATCGGCGCGACGTCGGTGCTGTGCGTCCCGGTGGAGGACGGCGACCGCTGCATCGGCGCGATCACGCTGGCGGCGAGCGGCGACTACGGGCCGTTCGACCTCATGGACCTCGGCGTCGTCCAGCGGCTCGGCCGGTACCTGGCGCTGGTCATCCGGGCGGCGCGGCTCTACCGGCGCCGGGCCGAGGTGGCCGAGACCCTCCAGGCCGGGCTGCTGCCGAAGTCGCTCCCGGCGATCCCGGGCGTGAGCGTGGCGGCCCGCTACATGACGGCGACGCGCGGCGCCGAGGTGGGCGGCGACTTCTACGACGTGTTCCGCACCCAGAGCGGCGGCTGGGGCCTGATGCTCGGCGACGTGTGCGGCAAGGGCGAGGACGCCGCGGCGGTGACCTCGACGGCCCGGCACTGCGCGCGGCTGGCGGCGCGGTGGAGGGACCGTCCCGGTGAGATCCTCGCCATGGTCAACGAGGCGCTGCTGGACGAGGACCGGTTCGTCACCGCCGTGATGGCCGGGCTCCAGATCGACACCGAGCGCGTGACGGTCTCGCTGGGCACCGCGGGCCACCCCCCGGCGATCGTGATCCGCGCCGACGGGGTGATCAGGTCGGCGTCGCGGGGCGGCGTGCCGCTCGGGCTGTTCGAGGACTTCGAGGCCGGGCTGGACACCATCGACCTCGGCGTGGGCGACACCCTCGTCCTGCACTCGGACGGGGTGCTGGAGGCGTGCGACCTGCAGCGGATCGAGTTCGGGCAGGAGCGGCTGCTGGAGGCGCTGGCGGCGCACTCCGCCGACCCGCTGGAGGAGATGCTGGTGGCGGTGGAGCGGGTGCTGCTGGACTTCTGCGACGGCGATCTGCGCGACGACGTGTCGATGCTGGCGCTGCGGGTGGACGCCCCCACGCTGGACTGA
- a CDS encoding DUF6158 family protein, whose product METGIDPGELSDDDLFRELGHLYETRLDALRHASDQAFGEHTRRMNQLEAEYLRRWPGREIDPERLREGARTR is encoded by the coding sequence ATGGAGACGGGAATCGACCCCGGCGAGCTCAGCGACGACGATCTGTTCCGCGAGCTGGGACACCTGTACGAGACGCGGCTGGACGCCCTCCGGCACGCCTCCGACCAGGCGTTCGGGGAGCACACCCGGCGCATGAACCAGCTTGAGGCCGAGTACCTGCGCCGGTGGCCGGGCCGCGAGATCGATCCCGAGCGGCTGCGCGAGGGCGCGCGCACGCGCTGA
- a CDS encoding NAD-dependent epimerase/dehydratase family protein, translating to MADAFALAGHEVVAVDAPARSLAPDVARRTFDEVAARPGVRAVPADLAMDDLSAVAAADVVVHLAGRPGVRSSWGAGRAAAERDNVLATRRLLAACAARPARLRPLVIIASSSSVYGSAGHRPNREDDPLNPASPYAASKVEVERLAALAARDGLRTVLLRYFSVYGPRQRPDMAFHRFVEAALDGRPLPVFGDGRRSRSFTHVRDVVAATLAAAGADLPAGIAVNVGHHEPVAVRSAIGLLTGVLGVRPEIQREAPVAGDAARTWADTGRAARLLGWTARTGLAEGLADQIAWHRALRAQEVPA from the coding sequence GTGGCGGACGCGTTCGCGCTCGCCGGGCATGAGGTGGTCGCCGTCGACGCCCCGGCGCGCTCGCTGGCCCCGGACGTCGCGCGGCGGACGTTCGACGAGGTGGCGGCGCGTCCCGGGGTCCGGGCCGTGCCCGCCGATCTGGCGATGGACGACCTGTCCGCGGTCGCGGCGGCCGACGTCGTCGTCCACCTGGCGGGACGGCCGGGCGTGCGCAGCTCGTGGGGGGCGGGGCGCGCGGCGGCCGAGCGCGACAACGTCCTCGCGACCAGGCGGCTGCTCGCGGCGTGCGCGGCGCGGCCCGCGCGGCTGCGGCCGCTGGTGATCATCGCGTCCAGCTCGTCGGTGTACGGGTCGGCCGGGCACCGCCCCAACCGGGAGGACGACCCGCTGAACCCGGCCAGCCCGTACGCGGCCAGCAAGGTGGAGGTCGAGCGGCTCGCGGCGCTGGCGGCGCGGGACGGGCTGCGGACCGTCCTGCTCCGGTACTTCTCGGTCTACGGCCCCCGGCAGCGGCCCGACATGGCGTTCCACCGGTTCGTGGAGGCGGCGCTGGACGGGCGGCCGCTGCCGGTGTTCGGGGACGGCCGCCGCTCCCGCTCGTTCACGCACGTCCGGGACGTGGTGGCGGCGACGCTGGCGGCGGCGGGCGCGGACCTGCCGGCCGGTATCGCCGTCAACGTCGGGCACCACGAGCCCGTGGCGGTGCGGTCGGCGATCGGGCTGCTGACGGGCGTGCTCGGCGTGCGGCCGGAGATCCAGCGGGAGGCGCCCGTGGCCGGTGACGCGGCGCGGACCTGGGCCGACACCGGCCGGGCCGCGCGGCTGCTCGGCTGGACGGCCCGCACCGGCCTGGCCGAGGGCCTCGCCGACCAGATCGCCTGGCACCGGGCGCTGCGGGCGCAGGAGGTGCCGGCATGA
- a CDS encoding glycosyltransferase family 4 protein — MTGGAGAGHRAAYFAFDRFPSSKGSAVHIAQMADELFASFGGGLLGVLGGGGLPRYQREGDREIARFDAQIPNLIDRAEAFSGWVADHLEPHRETLEVCHVRDPWSALPVVALPGRRRVVYEVNGLPSIEMAHTWPWASKAALGKIRELERFCLERSDAVVVPSRVIGAAVRGLGVPEERIRLVPNGADVRERPERPSGAPERYLVYVGALQPWQGLDVLMRAFARLADLEGLRLVVCASVPERRAKPVRRMAERLGVAGRVDWRFALPHHEVAAWLAHAEVSVAPLTGCARNLDQGCAPLKVIESMAAGVPVVASDLPAVRELMADGEHGRLVPADRPAELARAVRILLEYPEEAAAMGERARRRIADGLTWAHSRAELASVYRAVMAGGRDARSARDVPDTPGAGRDVPGARDARNAGAGAAHRAER, encoded by the coding sequence ATGACAGGAGGCGCCGGGGCGGGACACCGGGCGGCCTACTTCGCGTTCGACAGGTTCCCGTCGAGCAAGGGGTCGGCGGTGCACATCGCGCAGATGGCCGACGAGCTGTTCGCCTCCTTCGGCGGCGGGCTGCTCGGCGTGCTCGGCGGCGGTGGCCTGCCCCGCTACCAGCGGGAGGGGGACCGGGAGATCGCGCGGTTCGACGCGCAGATCCCGAACCTCATCGACCGTGCCGAGGCGTTCTCCGGCTGGGTCGCCGACCACCTGGAGCCGCACCGGGAGACCCTGGAGGTCTGCCACGTCCGGGACCCGTGGAGCGCGCTGCCCGTGGTCGCCCTGCCCGGGCGGCGCCGGGTGGTGTACGAGGTCAACGGGCTGCCGTCGATCGAGATGGCGCACACGTGGCCGTGGGCGTCGAAGGCGGCGCTCGGCAAGATCCGCGAGCTGGAGCGGTTCTGCCTGGAGCGCAGCGACGCCGTCGTGGTGCCGTCGCGGGTCATCGGCGCGGCCGTGCGCGGGCTGGGCGTCCCCGAGGAGCGGATCCGGCTCGTGCCCAACGGCGCCGACGTCCGCGAGCGCCCGGAACGCCCGTCCGGCGCGCCGGAACGGTACCTCGTCTACGTGGGCGCGTTGCAGCCGTGGCAGGGCCTGGACGTGCTGATGCGCGCGTTCGCGCGGCTCGCCGACCTGGAGGGGCTGCGGCTGGTGGTCTGCGCGTCCGTCCCGGAGCGGCGGGCGAAGCCGGTGCGGCGGATGGCGGAGCGGCTCGGCGTCGCCGGGCGGGTCGACTGGCGGTTCGCGCTGCCGCACCACGAGGTCGCGGCGTGGCTGGCGCACGCGGAGGTGTCGGTGGCGCCGCTGACGGGCTGCGCGCGCAACCTCGACCAGGGCTGCGCGCCGCTGAAGGTGATCGAGTCGATGGCGGCGGGCGTCCCCGTGGTCGCCTCGGACCTGCCGGCGGTGCGCGAGCTGATGGCCGACGGGGAGCACGGACGGCTCGTCCCCGCCGACCGTCCGGCGGAGCTGGCGCGGGCCGTGCGGATCCTCCTGGAGTACCCGGAGGAGGCCGCGGCGATGGGCGAGCGGGCCCGGCGCCGCATCGCGGACGGGCTGACCTGGGCGCACTCACGCGCCGAGCTGGCCTCGGTCTACCGCGCGGTCATGGCGGGCGGACGGGACGCCCGGAGCGCACGGGACGTCCCGGACACGCCGGGAGCAGGACGGGACGTGCCCGGGGCACGGGACGCGCGGAACGCGGGCGCCGGCGCGGCGCACCGAGCAGAACGGTAG
- a CDS encoding ABC-F family ATP-binding cassette domain-containing protein produces the protein MGHVEVGHVGHVLPDGRVLLDDVSFRVGEGVTAALIGPNGAGKTTLLKLIAGDLAPQDGTVAHSGGLGVMRQFVGNVRDGSSVHDLLLSTAPPRVREAAAAVEAAELVMMERDDEPAQLRYATALGAWGDAGGYDIEVLWDACCVAALGVPYDGCRWREVGTLSGGEQKRLVLEALLRGPDEVLLLDEPDNYLDVPGKRWLEERLRETPKTVLLVSHDRELLDRAADRIVTVEAGKVWVHGGRFATYADARRDRNERLEELRRRWDEEHAKLKQLVLMLKNKATFNDGLASRYHAAQTRLRKFEEAGPPEIPPRDQSIAMRLRGGRTGKRAVICEDLELTGLMSPFGTEVWYGERVAVLGSNGSGKSHFLRLLAAVAETLPRGATPVEAVAHTGTCRLGARVVPGLFAQTHARPDLAGRTPCEIVMTEHARQRNDAMSALARYELQFCAEQPFETLSGGQQARLQILLLELGGATLLLLDEPTDNLDLASAEALQEGLESYEGTVLAVTHDRWFARSFDRFLVFGSDGSVYESPEPVWDETRVARPR, from the coding sequence GTGGGGCACGTCGAGGTCGGCCATGTCGGCCATGTGCTGCCGGACGGCCGGGTCCTCCTGGACGACGTGTCGTTCCGGGTGGGCGAGGGTGTCACGGCCGCGCTCATCGGCCCGAACGGCGCCGGGAAGACCACCCTCCTCAAGCTCATCGCCGGTGACCTCGCCCCCCAGGACGGGACGGTCGCGCACAGCGGCGGCCTCGGCGTGATGCGGCAGTTCGTGGGGAACGTCCGGGACGGGTCGTCCGTGCACGACCTGCTGCTGTCCACGGCGCCGCCGCGCGTGCGGGAGGCCGCCGCGGCCGTGGAGGCGGCGGAGCTGGTGATGATGGAGCGCGACGACGAACCGGCCCAGCTGCGGTACGCCACGGCCCTCGGCGCGTGGGGCGACGCGGGCGGCTACGACATCGAGGTGCTCTGGGACGCCTGCTGCGTCGCGGCGCTCGGCGTCCCCTACGACGGGTGCCGGTGGCGGGAGGTCGGGACGCTGTCGGGCGGCGAGCAGAAGCGGCTCGTCCTGGAGGCCCTGCTCCGCGGCCCGGACGAGGTCCTCCTGCTCGACGAGCCCGACAACTACCTGGACGTGCCCGGCAAGCGGTGGCTGGAGGAGCGGCTGCGCGAGACGCCCAAGACCGTCTTGCTGGTGTCGCACGACCGGGAGCTGCTGGACCGGGCCGCCGACCGGATCGTGACCGTCGAGGCGGGCAAGGTGTGGGTGCACGGCGGGCGGTTCGCGACCTACGCCGACGCGCGCCGCGACCGCAACGAGCGGCTTGAGGAGCTGCGCCGCCGCTGGGACGAGGAGCACGCCAAGCTCAAGCAGCTCGTCCTCATGCTCAAGAACAAGGCGACGTTCAACGACGGGCTCGCGTCGCGCTACCACGCCGCGCAGACCCGGCTCCGCAAGTTCGAGGAGGCCGGGCCGCCGGAGATCCCGCCCCGCGACCAGAGCATCGCGATGCGGCTGCGCGGCGGACGCACGGGCAAACGCGCGGTGATCTGCGAGGACCTGGAGCTGACCGGGCTCATGAGCCCGTTCGGCACCGAGGTCTGGTACGGCGAGCGCGTCGCCGTCCTCGGGTCCAACGGCTCGGGCAAGTCGCACTTCCTGCGGCTGCTGGCCGCCGTGGCGGAGACACTGCCGCGCGGCGCGACCCCGGTCGAGGCCGTCGCGCACACCGGCACGTGCCGACTCGGCGCCCGCGTCGTCCCGGGGCTGTTCGCGCAGACGCACGCGCGCCCCGACCTGGCCGGGCGCACGCCCTGCGAGATCGTCATGACCGAGCACGCGCGGCAGCGCAACGACGCGATGAGCGCCCTCGCCCGGTACGAGCTCCAGTTCTGCGCCGAGCAGCCGTTCGAGACGCTGTCGGGCGGGCAGCAGGCGCGCCTCCAGATCCTCCTGCTGGAGCTGGGCGGCGCCACGCTGCTGCTCCTGGACGAGCCGACCGACAACCTGGACCTGGCCAGCGCCGAGGCGCTCCAGGAGGGCCTGGAGTCCTACGAGGGTACGGTCCTGGCCGTCACCCACGACCGCTGGTTCGCCCGCTCCTTCGACCGTTTCCTGGTGTTCGGATCGGACGGTTCGGTCTACGAGTCGCCCGAACCGGTCTGGGACGAGACGCGCGTCGCCCGCCCACGCTGA
- a CDS encoding DUF6328 family protein, translated as MSVDPEPKHRNETRHERLDRQLMELLQGFRVAVTGVQVLFAFLLTVPFSAGFDRVDRSGKVLFYVALFGAALASICFIAPVFQHRILFRLGQKPLLIRRANRFGIYGAFALAISITASATLIVETLAAEDASDAAAVATAAVVLALCSWTWFIQPYLTRMKANGRAADDGDDDGEDDDEGR; from the coding sequence ATGAGTGTTGATCCCGAACCCAAGCACCGGAACGAGACCCGGCACGAGCGACTCGACCGGCAGCTCATGGAGCTGCTGCAGGGTTTCCGCGTCGCGGTCACCGGGGTGCAGGTCCTCTTCGCGTTCCTACTCACCGTGCCGTTCTCGGCGGGTTTCGACCGCGTCGACCGGTCGGGGAAGGTCCTGTTCTACGTCGCGCTGTTCGGGGCGGCGCTCGCGTCCATCTGCTTCATCGCGCCGGTGTTCCAGCACCGGATCCTGTTCCGGCTCGGGCAGAAGCCGCTGCTGATCCGGCGCGCCAACCGGTTCGGGATCTACGGCGCGTTCGCGCTGGCGATCTCGATCACCGCGTCCGCCACCCTGATCGTCGAGACCCTCGCCGCGGAGGACGCCTCGGACGCGGCGGCGGTCGCCACGGCCGCCGTCGTCCTGGCCCTGTGCTCGTGGACGTGGTTCATCCAGCCCTACCTGACCCGCATGAAGGCGAACGGCCGTGCCGCCGACGACGGGGACGACGACGGAGAGGACGACGACGAGGGCCGGTGA